tttcttttttctcatcTAAACTACATAAGAATTACTTGTACTActtgtgcatatatacatttgtatgCTATTTGTAGGTGTTGATGTTATGAAACGAATATAAACTtagttacatatatatataagtacatacaaGCATGTAAGGtccaaatataattttacatatgtacgtaaaATGTGCTTACTTCTGTGGCCTCTAAAACATCATTTCATAAGAGTAGttgatgtaaaaaaaaaaaaaaaatgcttatgtaagaacattatttatataaccgCACCCTTTTATTACTTTCGTGTTTGCTAGTTTGCTTTTTTGTTTGGCTGTTCTTATCATTgcttattaatatatacgaTACATAGTTCCCGTTATTTCTCAAATGAACATAAAAGgtcaaaaaaagaaaaagccaaaaggaaaaaaaaaaggtaacaTTTGTTTCTTCAATATACACAATAAAGATAAGGATGAAGTAAACGATAAAGAAGATAAAACGGGGGGAGGTGCTCATAACattaaggaaaataatatagagaATGATAAGGGGAAAAAACAACTATTGAATAGTTATGGGTGTGATACATGTGAAATAAATAACTATGTTGAGAAGGAAGAAATAGagaaagaaattaaaaaaagagaagacaACAGACATGTACGTGAAATAACGGAAGGACTAACGAGCAAAACAGAAAAAGAGAGCGTACGTAAAACTAGCATGtacagtaaaaataatacgaATGGAATAGAAGTAGGTGTAAAAACGTGCGACAATAATGATGTtagtaataatgatattaatgataatgatgttagtaataatgatattaatgataatgatattaatgataatgatgttagtaataatgatattaatgataatgatgttagtaataatgatattaatgataatgatattaatgataatgatattaatgataatgatgccaatgataataatgccaatgataataatgccaatgataataatgccattgatattaataatgatTTGCAACATGGtgaaagaacaaaaaaacgCAGTTACATGGTGGACGCAAATACCATCAGCGGTTGTCATACTAGTGGGCGTCCGAACGAAAAAAGcgatgaagaaaaaattaggtctgctttaaaaaatggaaataaaataataagtagTGAAAGTAAgtgtaaattaaaagaagagGATGATGACGTGAAAAATTTTCTCATATTAAGTAGTAAAGAAgatatagaagaaaaaacGAATCTTTTATTTCCTAAAATTGACATCGATAATCAGTCTTCCTGGTATGCAGATGGAGCAGAGGATGAATTTGTTAAAGAagtaaataaacaaatagacaaatttcaaaataagtttaatgatttatattttttacaaaatataagcaaTGTTCAAAACTTAAATAATAACTATTCTTCAAATGGGAagaacaaacaaacaaataaacaaacaaaaaaaaaaaaaaaaaaaaaagagcagcAAAATGTGCAAGCACAAATAGGTGTCAGTGATGtggtaaataataattatagtgTAGTAGGAACAAAgcaaatttattttgaaaaagaaatcTACCAATTTTCAGATGTACTAATTAAAGGTCATGCGTTCCTTagtttaaaaagaaaaaaaaagaaaaagaaaaaaaaaaaaaaaattaaaattagaatCAAAATGAGAACTAAGcattacaaaataatgagCGATTTGTATCAAATAGGAAATGAAGAAAACGcaagaacaaaaataaagaaatactatatatttaattacaaTTGTGGTAATACAAAAATTCAATCAATTACAGGATATATCCGATGTTTTAAAACCTATAGCCTAtacaaagaaaataataataatttgaaaaagaaattaatcGAAAAGTATAATTTGCAAGTAGAAACAGTTGACAAGAAttgcttaaaaaataaaacggCAATTTCAGTTTTACTTTGTGTTAATGTGTCTAATTGTTTATCACCCTCTGATTTTTTAGAGTTATTATATCCTTTTGacaatttcatattttttttaaaagttctaaacaaaaaaaataatgaagagtATATGATTTATTTCTTAACCTTTAATAAGTATGCTAAAAAGATAATGAAAACGGCAAAATGTATTTCctattttaatatgaaaaaaaagaagagattaaaaatatatatagttaaagACATTACAATGAATGTTACATCCTGTATAAGTAAGAAGAACAAACGTTTGATCAGTACACACAAGtattacgaaaaaaaaaaagaaaaatttgcAAAATCGAATGTCAAAAATGGTGCAACTCAACgaccttttttaaaaacgaattttattaatgcaCTTTATCTTATATCACAAAATAAGTTTCAGTTATCATGTGCAGTGTGCCTAGAACCTTTATATTCGGAGAGCctaagtaaaataatttcctacatttttaacttaaatcttgaaaatcaaaaaaaaaaaattattaggaAAAAAGACCCCTTCAAAAATCAAtgtagtaataaaaatgatatgacgattaaaaataatattaacggaaattataacaaagaagaagaaaaaaaaaagaaaataaaagatcGTTATGATGATAATGTAGTTGGAGGgatgaaaaatgaattagttaaaaaagaaaattttaacaaaacaAGTATTACAACTACTGTTCCAAACGGAGGTTTTTATGAAGAGTATACATCCATTGACAAATGTGTTACgaataaggaaaataatagtatatttaaaagagaACAATATTATTTACCCAAAACATTAAACAGTTATACGATGAATGGATATACCCACGACCCGATAATTATTCGTTTTGTTAAcaatatgcaaaataaatataaaaatcaaattaagaaaaaaaagaaaaataacaagaatcaaatatttaataatgtttgtataaatattttatgtagtCATATATTTCATTCCAACTGTTTGAAAAAATGTTGCTTCACATCCTGTCCCATATGTAgatataaacaatataattataaaatagcAAATTGTGATATttgtgaaaaaaattatgatgttaaaatttgtttattttgtgGTTTTATTGGTTGTTCTGttaattatgataaaattaataaattaaaaaataaaaaattaaaagaaaaaaaaaaacttttaaaaaaaaaaagtggaaTAATAAGAAAGATTATACTCACATTTTTACGAATAGTAAACTTTTTCCCTGAAAAGGACAGTTTTATTTCGGTACCCTCATATTACAATAGGAAAAATGCTCATTATAAAGTGGCTAACATTTCAATGGATGGAGAAGAAAAAGGGGGGGAAAATTGTTGCATATACAATGTCAAAAATGTCGTAGATgagcaaaatgaaaaacattaTGAAGGGGAAATacttttaaacaaaaatgaaattaatggTAAACGTGCAGAACGGCAGAACGAacataattattacataaatcAGGAAGAAGTAAACttaagtgaaaaaaaagaagttaaCGAAACGTGTAGCTGTAGAGACAAAGTACAATGGTGTGATAATGccagatttaaaaaaaaaaatataagaaatgaTATATCAATTAGTTTATTAGGatcaaatgaaaataatgaatgttCTCCACATTTAAAGAACTTTTtgaagtatatttatattagtaaatgggaaagaaaaaaaaaaaaaaaaaggaggggAAATGTTTCGTCTTACAGTTTTCTTCGCAATTTTAATGGAAATATAGGAGCAAAGGTCCAATGTTTAGGAAGAAATAGGGTAACAGACAAAGTGCGggaaaagaaggaaaaagagagaaaaaaaaaagaaaagaggggagggaataaaaacaaatcgggggaaaataaaagaaacgATGGAAAAGCTTATATTCGAAAGAAGTGTGAGCTTACACAAaacagaagaaaaaaaataccgAAAAAACGGAAAAAGGGTTTTGCTTCGTTTAACAAATATGACGTtgtaataaaagtaaataatagGTATGATGGAAAAAATtatccaaaaaaaataaacaaaaaaatttttgtagaTCATGCAAAAGGTCATTTTTACGAAACTAATcataactatttttttgatatttcgAAAAATTCAGTGTACGATTATAGCAGtcatctatatataaaaaagttaataaatttaaaaagtgaaaataaagaattaaaaaaagtatattcaggaaatatatatatgaatggaAAGGACGGAattatagataaaaaaaatataattatgtacatttacGAATTTAACCAACTATTAAGCGCTTTATTAGAAAGTCAAAGAGATAATTTCTTATcgtgtatatatgaattgaaattaaattatgaaaatattgataACGAAAATTTGATTGAAATAAGTAAATGTTttaacgaaataaaaaatttacaacaagcaaattataatttaaaaacgcaagtaaggaaaaaaatgaacatctATCTTGAAAAACTTAAAACAAATGAAGAACTGCGTAAACAGctaaaaaatgtagaaataataaatgaaaaattatgtgAAAATCAGAAGAAAGAAATACATAAGTATGAAGTTAAGactcaagaaaaaaaaaaaattattaaagaaaaacaacAAATAATAAGGGAATTAAATCAACAGGTGAATAATTAGCGAGCAAAAAGGAATTACATCAAGCACAGCTCATATCGGGGCATGGCTTGTTGACCAGAATGCGCATCATTGTTTTTTACGTCAGCAGTTGCATGAACCTTCCCGCTTGCGTTTacaaatatgtttatgtgtATCTTTACGTGTACACATACGTTTATGCGTATGTTTATTCTTACGtcacattctttttttttttagattacGGACCTACGTTTTCACAAACAGGCTACTGCTAAATTTTGCGAGAATGCAGAAATAAAGGTAAAATTaactttaaattatttttatgcttttgtacttcatatatatcaaaaatgtGGTATGTATATGCGAAAATGTGTTTGATTTTGTATATTGTGTTAATGAACAACGTGACGACAAACAAATGTTACAGGGCACATGAATATGTTACGCCGGGATATTTACgcgtttatatgtatatgtacatatatatttgtatatatgagtATGCGTATATTTACGTttacgtatatgtacacgtacatataaatgtgtaCTATTAATTGTACATATTGTATTTTTCCTTTGCAGAATTCATCGTTTATGATAGGAGAAAAAATTACGCAAAAAAGTAGATTTAAAAAAcgttaataaattattagtaATACGTGAGTTGCTCTTTTTGCTGTGCActctatattttatactacgttttatttttattttatttttattttttttttattttttttgatttgttatgtttttttctttttttttgtatgcaTGTTgatttagtattttttttttattttttatgtgtaaCCTGATTCTTCagcatatgtgtatacttgcataattatatgtatgaatgtacacatgtgttttgcatatatatatatatatttcttttttttttacaaactTGTGAATATGCTTACCGATGCATACATTTTCCTCTCGCGTGTATGTTCCTCGTTAACCATTGggatttttatttaaaaaccAATGAACATTCTTTTTGCgtattttttccttcatttGTTTAAAGCTTTTTTCTTCAAGTAAAATTAAGTTTTTATAAGTTTCActgaatattttgttttcaaaaaatagtGGAAGCAAGTTTTgtatattgtatttttttaagtctAAATTTATATCACCATAATATGACaaattcatttttcctttatcctttaaattattacatatttcgTTAATCTGCTCTtcaatatgcatatttaagGAGGAGTgcatattatcattattttttttaattaacataTGGAaacattttcttaaaaactcagattcaaataaataattgcCAGGGAAGAACCAGTTAATGTTACATTTCACGGATGTTTGACTAGTCATAGatgataaaatgatattaaatattatatgaatattaaaacacgttatattatagaaataaaaatgatatttatacttttcaAAAACGTAATGCCTTAAtgcatatttgtatttgAAAGGGGACTTTAAGTATGTATATCTGTATTGTTCCCTCGTTCCTCTCTTGACTACTATGtgatttattttgtattttaaaatatagctgtttctctttttattgtCTGTTctgcttttattatattcattggAATCTTCAACGGCACCGCTATAACCACCACAGGTTTTGGTACTACTGCTGGTGCTAATACTGCTCTCTGTTGCTGCATTTTTATTACCATCATTTACAAAACTCCTATGGCAGTCCTCATTTATGCCACTTCCAACACCGTCCTGCAGGTTTTCcttattatgaaaatttaaaggGTTAATAAAATTCAGCACTTTTTGAATGTTCTCGTCAATTTGAACACTATAGTGACTACATGTATTATCTTCTTCTTCTAGTTCATCATTCATGTGATACATAATATTCAAACAACTATAAttgttatatgtatatatactatttttcaaattttctATCGTTTTTCTCATTTCACTTCTTCTCCTAGTAATATATGTAGCTTTAACATATTTCAGGAAGTAGCCTCCTACCCCCATTTTCAAAAAGGTAGGAGGggaaagaaattataaatttattttcatagttagtatttatgtatgtacgcatgtatttatttatgtgtgTAAGCATGTAtgtaattattcatatatatatatatatatatatatatatatatatatatgggctTCTATGCGCCTTCTttaattgcaaaaaaaaagtgacacttttttatgaatttatttatacaccGCTcgaatgaattttttatatgcataGCTGATGAACGGAATTTTGAAGTACCAAGGTTACATCATATTAACAtgcatttatgtattatttttattttgcaggGCAAATAGAGAAGTTGCTTATTTTTCCGTATTTTTCgtgttttatttaattgcaaaaataaaaaaaaaaaaataaaaacaaagcaACGAAAAGCTAAAAAGgccaaaaaagaaaagaatgataaggaaataatttaatttattagcCCCTATATAATAGCATATATGCAAAAGCAGAAAAAGTATACTAAAATGGTCCTTAAAATGTTCGCCCCAATATGGGCGCACATTAAATGCTAATGTCTTTCTCTTAACATAGGCTACTATTCTTTGGACTTGTCATTTTAAGCCAattcatgtatgtatatatatatatatttacatttatttttacgtaTACACCTacgtttatatttatatgtgcatgCATTACTATTAGGCATACGATACATGGGaaaagtattataaaataaaaaataacatcaTCATATATGAATTTACAATGGATGCAAATTTAATTgtgtgcaaaaaaaataaaataaaataaaaatagtaataataaaaaaataaagtaaaataaggtaaaataaattaatagtaaatattacattaacAAGTGcactaataataaaatattctgaA
The window above is part of the Plasmodium malariae genome assembly, chromosome: 10 genome. Proteins encoded here:
- the PmUG01_10023300 gene encoding conserved Plasmodium protein, unknown function, with product MNIKGQKKKKPKGKKKGNICFFNIHNKDKDEVNDKEDKTGGGAHNIKENNIENDKGKKQLLNSYGCDTCEINNYVEKEEIEKEIKKREDNRHVREITEGLTSKTEKESVRKTSMYSKNNTNGIEVGVKTCDNNDVSNNDINDNDVSNNDINDNDINDNDVSNNDINDNDVSNNDINDNDINDNDINDNDANDNNANDNNANDNNAIDINNDLQHGERTKKRSYMVDANTISGCHTSGRPNEKSDEEKIRSALKNGNKIISSESKCKLKEEDDDVKNFLILSSKEDIEEKTNLLFPKIDIDNQSSWYADGAEDEFVKEVNKQIDKFQNKFNDLYFLQNISNVQNLNNNYSSNGKNKQTNKQTKKKKKKKEQQNVQAQIGVSDVVNNNYSVVGTKQIYFEKEIYQFSDVLIKGHAFLSLKRKKKKKKKKKKIKIRIKMRTKHYKIMSDLYQIGNEENARTKIKKYYIFNYNCGNTKIQSITGYIRCFKTYSLYKENNNNLKKKLIEKYNLQVETVDKNCLKNKTAISVLLCVNVSNCLSPSDFLELLYPFDNFIFFLKVLNKKNNEEYMIYFLTFNKYAKKIMKTAKCISYFNMKKKKRLKIYIVKDITMNVTSCISKKNKRLISTHKYYEKKKEKFAKSNVKNGATQRPFLKTNFINALYLISQNKFQLSCAVCLEPLYSESLSKIISYIFNLNLENQKKKIIRKKDPFKNQCSNKNDMTIKNNINGNYNKEEEKKKKIKDRYDDNVVGGMKNELVKKENFNKTSITTTVPNGGFYEEYTSIDKCVTNKENNSIFKREQYYLPKTLNSYTMNGYTHDPIIIRFVNNMQNKYKNQIKKKKKNNKNQIFNNVCINILCSHIFHSNCLKKCCFTSCPICRYKQYNYKIANCDICEKNYDVKICLFCGFIGCSVNYDKINKLKNKKLKEKKKLLKKKSGIIRKIILTFLRIVNFFPEKDSFISVPSYYNRKNAHYKVANISMDGEEKGGENCCIYNVKNVVDEQNEKHYEGEILLNKNEINGKRAERQNEHNYYINQEEVNLSEKKEVNETCSCRDKVQWCDNARFKKKNIRNDISISLLGSNENNECSPHLKNFLKYIYISKWERKKKKKRRGNVSSYSFLRNFNGNIGAKVQCLGRNRVTDKVREKKEKERKKKEKRGGNKNKSGENKRNDGKAYIRKKCELTQNRRKKIPKKRKKGFASFNKYDVVIKVNNRYDGKNYPKKINKKIFVDHAKGHFYETNHNYFFDISKNSVYDYSSHLYIKKLINLKSENKELKKVYSGNIYMNGKDGIIDKKNIIMYIYEFNQLLSALLESQRDNFLSCIYELKLNYENIDNENLIEISKCFNEIKNLQQANYNLKTQVRKKMNIYLEKLKTNEELRKQLKNVEIINEKLCENQKKEIHKYEVKTQEKKKIIKEKQQIIRELNQQITDLRFHKQATAKFCENAEIKNSSFMIGEKITQKSRFKKR
- the PmUG01_10023400 gene encoding conserved Plasmodium protein, unknown function, whose amino-acid sequence is MGVGGYFLKYVKATYITRRRSEMRKTIENLKNSIYTYNNYSCLNIMYHMNDELEEEDNTCSHYSVQIDENIQKVLNFINPLNFHNKENLQDGVGSGINEDCHRSFVNDGNKNAATESSISTSSSTKTCGGYSGAVEDSNEYNKSRTDNKKRNSYILKYKINHIVVKRGTREQYRYTYLKSPFKYKYALRHYVFEKYKYHFYFYNITCFNIHIIFNIILSSMTSQTSVKCNINWFFPGNYLFESEFLRKCFHMLIKKNNDNMHSSLNMHIEEQINEICNNLKDKGKMNLSYYGDINLDLKKYNIQNLLPLFFENKIFSETYKNLILLEEKSFKQMKEKIRKKNVHWFLNKNPNG